The following are encoded in a window of Anaerolineae bacterium genomic DNA:
- a CDS encoding helix-turn-helix domain-containing protein, protein MNVSHDDIASLAQLIAEQVRADILSNIAPGRWLTFPEAMLYAKVKSRDTMRKWIDNGYIYAHKRSGQWIIDRQSIDDWFLSERV, encoded by the coding sequence ATGAACGTATCCCATGACGACATAGCGTCTCTGGCGCAACTGATAGCAGAGCAGGTAAGGGCGGACATTCTGTCAAACATCGCCCCGGGCAGGTGGCTCACCTTTCCAGAGGCTATGTTGTATGCCAAGGTCAAATCAAGAGATACGATGCGAAAATGGATTGATAACGGCTATATCTACGCTCATAAACGATCAGGACAATGGATAATTGATCGGCAATCAATTGACGATTGGTTCTTGTCAGAGAGAGTATAA